The Zingiber officinale cultivar Zhangliang chromosome 9A, Zo_v1.1, whole genome shotgun sequence genome window below encodes:
- the LOC122018713 gene encoding uncharacterized protein LOC122018713, with the protein MGIIRGSFCFLVGTGCGMYIAQNYNVPNIKRLINTYMFVAKHIEETYRKSKKDDD; encoded by the coding sequence ATGGGGATAATCAGAGGTAGTTTCTGCTTTCTAGTGGGGACTGGCTGTGGAATGTACATTGCCCAGAATTACAATGTTCCGAACATAAAGAGACTCATAAATACATATATGTTTGTGGCAAAGCACATAGAAGAAACCTACAGGAAGTCTAAGAAAGATGACGACTAA